From Gammaproteobacteria bacterium CG11_big_fil_rev_8_21_14_0_20_46_22:
TATCGCTCTGATGGTTCATGGCGGATTTGGCAGCGGGCGGGCGTGTGATGAAGATCTTAGATCGCTATTTAATGGGTACATTACTTCGCTTTACCTTAATGGTTCTGGTGATTGTGGCTGCGGTGGATGCCTTTATTTATTTGATTGGCGAGTTTGGCAGTATTGGGCAAGGTGATTATGGTATCGGCCATGCTTTTGTTTACGTCTTGTCAGTATTGCCTGGCCAGCTCTATGGTCTTTTTCCGATGATTGGTTTGTTAGGTGCACTAATAGGCTTGGGCTTGTTGGCGCAAAACTCTGAGCTTGTGGTGATGCGCGCAGCAGGCATGCAGTTAACGCGCATGATGCGTATGGTCTTTCGTTTAGCGATAGTGCTTATCGTGGTTGTCACCTGTATAGGCGAACTTTTTGCGCCACGCTTAACCGCTTACGCAGAGCAAATGAAGCTCATGGCCACTAGTGGTGGGCAAGCAGCTAAAACGCGCTATGGCTTATGGTTAAAGGACGCTGAGCGCTTTATTTTTGTGGGCGCTGTGTTGCCCAATGGTCATGTGCGCAATGTCACGGTCTACAGTTTTGCCCCAGATCAAACGCTAAAAAAAGCATTGCATGCAAAGCAAGCGGTAAAAATTGCCGATGATGAGTGGCGCTTACAAGATGTGACTGAAAGCCAGCTGCAAGGCGAGACTGTGCGCTCTCAATCTGTGCCGAATATGGATGTGACATTAAGGATGAGTACAAAGTCGGCTAATGATGCTGGTGGGTTTGCGTCGCAATTATCGTTACTTGAACTGTATCAAGATATTCGCCAGCAAATTGCCGTGGGGATGAGTCCCGCGCAGTTCGAGCTAGCCTTCTGGCAGCGACTGGTGCAGCCTTTCTCAAGCCTGGTGATGATTTTATTGGCTGTGCCGTTTATCTTTGGGCCATTGCGCAGTGTGACGATGGGTTTGCGAATTGTGACGGGTGCTGCGGTGGGGCTGGCTTTTTATTTGTTGAATCAATTTTTTGGCCCGTTTTGTTTAGTCTACCAAGTCCCGGCGTTTCTGGGTGCGGCATTGCCCACGGTATTGTTTGCTTTTTTGGGTTTGATGCTAATGCGCCGTGTTAAATAGGGGCTGCCCTTTACTGTTGGCGTTCGATCACAAAGTTTGCCAAAGCTTCTAAGGCTGTTTTTGACGCTGAGTCTGGCAAGGTGTTGAGTTGATCCATGCCAATATGAATCGTCTGTGCTGCAAGCTCTTTGCAATAGGTCAATGCTTGGGTTTCGTTGAGAATTTTTTGAATTTGAGCCAGGTCGGCTTGTTCCGGGTTTTTGATGGCTTGCGCAATTGTGGTGCGAAAA
This genomic window contains:
- the lptG gene encoding LPS export ABC transporter permease LptG, translated to MADLAAGGRVMKILDRYLMGTLLRFTLMVLVIVAAVDAFIYLIGEFGSIGQGDYGIGHAFVYVLSVLPGQLYGLFPMIGLLGALIGLGLLAQNSELVVMRAAGMQLTRMMRMVFRLAIVLIVVVTCIGELFAPRLTAYAEQMKLMATSGGQAAKTRYGLWLKDAERFIFVGAVLPNGHVRNVTVYSFAPDQTLKKALHAKQAVKIADDEWRLQDVTESQLQGETVRSQSVPNMDVTLRMSTKSANDAGGFASQLSLLELYQDIRQQIAVGMSPAQFELAFWQRLVQPFSSLVMILLAVPFIFGPLRSVTMGLRIVTGAAVGLAFYLLNQFFGPFCLVYQVPAFLGAALPTVLFAFLGLMLMRRVK